In one window of Brassica rapa cultivar Chiifu-401-42 chromosome A07, CAAS_Brap_v3.01, whole genome shotgun sequence DNA:
- the LOC117126791 gene encoding uncharacterized protein LOC117126791, translating to MNLVQGDRPVRSYESEFTRLRRHVFDGHEDEATMIRNFMYGLKTELGSRLAGSNFSSLSELVEKAVNVETVLEAERKTLPHSGGHTKFSQGERPNFNKSPRSYKGKGRGFGGQANNRGNTGVCYTCDQPGHISRFCPKNQWNNQRSNQQGYPSKRMEYVTCFFCGRKGHYASSCPNKPIHATPLAIRAPPSRPAIEPAPKKQNVKGRVYALGVENPDNAGPSSGPITVIVGTIHVAGKPTHVLFNSGATHSFLTPEVAARFWDCFVVDRIDVAVLTPADRTLQANQCIKNAPLVIQGKEFVADLLVVPLKGYKRRLLFGRGKRPEMVYYGISPSMTVSLVAAMRVQDLFQDEEIYLVTLTVSGGATNDEVKVEDIEV from the exons gaagcaaCTATGATCCGTAACTTTATGTACGGATTGAAGACGGAGCTTGGAAGTCGTTTAGCTGGAAGCAACTTTAGCAGCTTATCTGAGCTAGTGGAAAAGGCTGTTAATGTTGAAACTGTATTGGAGGCGGAAAGGAAGACCTTACCACATTCTGGTGGACACACCAAGTTTAGCCAAGGAGAAAGGCCAAATTTCAACAAGAGTCCAAGATCTTACAAAGGCAAAGGGCGAGGATTTGGAGGCCAAGCCAACAATCGTGGTAACACTGGGGTATGTTACACATGTGATCAGCCGGGGCATAtttcaaggttttgtcccaaaaaCCAGTGGAATAACCAACGGAGTAACCAGCAGGGTTATCCATCGAAGAGGATGGAATATGTTACTTGTTTCTTCTGTGGAAGGAAGGGCCACTATGCATCGTCatgtccaaacaagccaatccATGCGACCCCTCTTGCAATCCGAGCTCCTCCTAGCCGTCCAGCTATTGAGCCAGCACCAAAGAAGCAAAACGTAAAAGGTAGAGTTTATGCCTTAGGTGTAGAAAACCCAGACAATGCAGGACCGTCAAGCGGTCCCATCACAGTTATTGTGG GAACTATACATGTTGCTGGTAAACCCACACATGTATTGTTCAACTCgggggcaacacatagttttctGACCCCTGAAGTAGCTGCCCGGTTTTGGGATTGTTTTGTGGTTGACAGGATAGATGTGGCCGTCTTGACCCCCGCAGACCGAACCCTTCAAGCAAATCAGTGTATCAAGAATGCTCCATTGGTCATTCAAGGCAAAGAGTTTGTGGCAGATCTGTTAGTCGTACCTTTGAAAGGGTACAAG AGAAGGTTGTTGTTCGGCAGAGGTAAACGACCAGAGATGGTATACTATGGAATCAGTCCTAGTATGACCGTGTCTTTGGTAGCAGCAATGAGagtacaagatttgtttcaagacGAGGAAATATATTTGGTGACCTTAACGGTTAGTGGAGGAGCCACTAATGATGAAGTTAAGGTTGAAGACATAGAAgtgtga